From the genome of Winogradskyella forsetii, one region includes:
- the uvrA gene encoding excinuclease ABC subunit UvrA: MNSTVLDVSPKENIIIKGAKLHNLKNIDVVIPRNKLVVITGLSGSGKSSLAFDTLYAEGQRRYVESLSSYARQFLGRLNKPKVDYIKGIAPAIAIEQKVNSTNPRSTVGTTTEIYDYLKLLFARIGKTYSPISGNEVKKHTVSDVINFISKFEEGSKLLLLAPVILEEGRTVENKLQTLQQQGYARIKVKDEVVRIDDALKTKIKTDKDLFLVVDRIVFKEDEDFLNRLADAVGTAFYEGVGTCIIESLSDHKQAVFNNKFELDGMSFLEPNAHLFSFNNPYGACPKCEGYGDVIGIDDDLVIPNTALSVYENAIFPWRGESMSWYRDQLVNNSHHFDFPIHKPYFQLSDANKALIWKGNKYFEGLDAFFAELESKAYKIQNRVMLSRYRGKTKCNVCKGKRLREEANYVKVDGSTITNLVDLPIDELIVFFKNLKLNAHDFKIAKRLLTEINTRLGFLSNVGLNYLTLNRKSNTLSGGESQRINLATSLGSSLVGSMYILDEPSIGLHPKDTERLIEVLKSLRDLGNTVIVVEHDEDIMKAADSIIDIGPEAGTFGGEVVAVGDFEAILDSDTLTAKYLNGQMEIEVPKKRRTSKYGIEVVGARENNLQNVDVTFPLEMLTVITGVSGSGKSTLVKKILFPAVQKKLTGFSDKIGQVSEVKGNYSNIQHVEFVDQNPIGRSSRSNPVTYIKAYDDIRALYASQKLSNIRNYAAKHFSFNVDGGRCETCKGEGEVTIEMQFMADVHLTCDTCGGKRFKKEVLEVKFEDKSIDDILNMTIDDAIDFFKTYKQTKIKKKLQPLQDVGLGYVTLGQSSSTLSGGEAQRIKLATFLGKGSKSDNALFIFDEPTTGLHFHDIKKLLKSFQALIAKGHSIIVIEHNIDLIKCADYIIDLGPEGGKHGGQLVASGTPEEIAKNKKSVTGKYLKEKL; this comes from the coding sequence ATGAATTCTACTGTTTTAGACGTTAGCCCAAAAGAAAACATCATTATAAAAGGAGCCAAACTGCATAATCTTAAAAATATCGATGTTGTTATTCCAAGAAACAAACTGGTGGTTATTACAGGATTATCGGGTTCAGGAAAGTCGAGCTTGGCGTTCGATACCTTATATGCCGAAGGTCAAAGACGCTATGTAGAAAGTCTGAGCAGTTATGCACGCCAGTTTTTAGGTCGACTGAATAAACCCAAAGTTGATTATATTAAAGGTATCGCTCCTGCCATTGCGATTGAGCAAAAAGTGAATTCTACAAACCCACGTTCCACCGTTGGGACGACGACTGAAATTTATGATTATCTCAAACTATTATTCGCTAGAATCGGGAAGACCTACTCACCTATTTCTGGCAACGAAGTAAAAAAACATACTGTTTCCGATGTTATTAATTTCATTTCAAAATTTGAAGAAGGCAGCAAATTATTACTCTTAGCACCTGTTATATTAGAAGAAGGACGAACGGTTGAAAATAAACTTCAAACACTTCAACAGCAAGGTTATGCACGTATTAAAGTAAAAGATGAGGTGGTTAGAATTGATGATGCCTTAAAAACCAAAATCAAAACGGACAAAGATCTTTTCTTAGTTGTTGATAGAATTGTATTTAAAGAGGATGAGGATTTTCTAAATCGTTTAGCTGATGCTGTAGGAACTGCCTTTTACGAAGGTGTTGGTACTTGTATCATTGAATCCCTTTCCGACCATAAACAAGCCGTTTTCAATAATAAATTTGAATTGGATGGCATGTCTTTTCTTGAACCAAACGCCCATTTATTCAGCTTCAACAATCCTTATGGCGCATGCCCAAAATGTGAAGGTTATGGCGATGTCATTGGTATTGATGATGATTTGGTAATTCCTAATACAGCATTATCGGTTTACGAAAATGCGATTTTTCCTTGGCGAGGTGAAAGTATGAGTTGGTACAGAGATCAATTGGTCAACAACTCCCATCATTTTGATTTTCCAATTCACAAACCCTATTTTCAATTGAGCGATGCTAACAAAGCACTCATTTGGAAAGGCAACAAATATTTTGAGGGCTTGGATGCTTTTTTTGCTGAGTTGGAATCGAAAGCCTATAAAATCCAAAATCGAGTGATGCTTTCCCGTTATCGTGGTAAAACGAAATGTAATGTTTGTAAGGGAAAGCGGTTACGTGAAGAAGCTAATTATGTAAAAGTCGATGGTTCTACTATCACTAATTTAGTAGATTTACCGATAGATGAACTGATTGTGTTTTTCAAAAACCTAAAATTGAATGCTCATGATTTCAAAATTGCAAAACGACTTTTAACAGAAATCAACACACGTTTAGGCTTTTTATCTAATGTTGGGTTGAATTATTTAACATTAAACCGAAAATCGAATACACTTTCAGGTGGTGAAAGTCAGCGTATCAATTTAGCCACCTCTTTAGGAAGTAGTCTTGTTGGTTCCATGTATATTTTGGACGAACCCAGTATTGGTTTACATCCCAAAGATACGGAACGTTTAATCGAGGTTTTAAAGTCCTTGCGGGATTTAGGCAATACCGTTATTGTGGTTGAGCACGACGAAGATATAATGAAAGCCGCTGATTCCATAATTGATATCGGACCAGAGGCCGGCACTTTTGGAGGTGAAGTTGTTGCTGTTGGAGATTTTGAAGCCATTTTAGATTCAGATACATTGACGGCAAAATATCTTAATGGTCAAATGGAAATTGAAGTGCCTAAAAAACGAAGAACCTCTAAATATGGTATTGAAGTTGTTGGTGCTCGCGAGAACAATTTACAAAACGTTGACGTGACGTTTCCGCTAGAAATGCTAACTGTAATTACTGGAGTTTCAGGAAGTGGAAAAAGTACCTTGGTTAAAAAAATCCTTTTTCCTGCGGTACAAAAGAAGCTGACAGGTTTTAGTGATAAAATCGGTCAAGTTTCAGAAGTGAAAGGAAATTATAGTAATATTCAGCATGTGGAATTTGTGGATCAGAACCCAATTGGTCGCTCGTCTCGTTCTAATCCCGTGACTTATATAAAGGCTTATGATGACATTCGTGCGTTGTATGCATCTCAAAAATTAAGCAATATTAGAAATTATGCTGCTAAACATTTTAGTTTTAATGTGGATGGTGGCCGTTGTGAAACCTGCAAAGGCGAAGGCGAAGTGACGATTGAAATGCAGTTTATGGCAGATGTGCATTTAACTTGTGATACTTGTGGCGGAAAACGTTTCAAAAAAGAAGTATTGGAAGTTAAGTTTGAAGATAAATCCATAGATGATATTTTGAATATGACTATTGATGATGCCATCGATTTCTTCAAAACCTATAAGCAAACAAAAATCAAAAAGAAGCTACAACCGCTTCAAGACGTTGGTTTAGGGTATGTGACTTTAGGCCAGTCCTCTTCTACCCTTTCTGGCGGTGAGGCTCAACGTATCAAACTTGCCACGTTCTTGGGAAAGGGCAGCAAAAGCGATAATGCACTCTTCATTTTTGATGAACCGACCACAGGACTTCATTTTCATGATATCAAAAAATTATTGAAATCTTTTCAGGCATTAATC